Within Aegilops tauschii chloroplast, complete genome, the genomic segment ACCACATGAGTGGATATATAGGAAAGGAATCCAAATCTGCCGAATCGCTCATGTTATGATCTTCTACATCCTAGGTCTCTGCGTTCCGTCATCTGGCTTATGTTCTTCATGTAGCATTCAGATCGAATGACTCTATGAAATTACGTCGATACTTCCACATATTATGGGTAACGTAGGAGACATCCCTATTTTCCCCCGGGGGTCTTAATTACCACTGCTTAGCTTTCAATTTGCCTCTGACCATCAAATTAAATGTGAATAACCCGTCCTCCTCTCTTTGAAACAAGGGGCGCTTCCGGTTCTGTGCGTGCTTCAAACAATTTTGTCTTCTCCATATTACCATATCTCTAGAGCCAATAATTTTCTATGAGGAACTACTGAACTCAATCACTTGCTGCCGTTACTCAACAGTTTTCTGTTGAGGTCTATCCCGTAGAGGTAGTCAAATTGGATCAGTGATCGATTTCTAGGTTTCGTCGTAAACCTAATTGGTTACTTCCAATTACGTAAATCAATAGTTCAAACCGCACTCAAAGGTAGGGCATTTCCCATTGATATAGGAACTTTTGTACCAGAAACAATAGTATCTCCAATTATAGCCCCTCTGGGATGTAAAATATATCTCTTCTCACCATCCCCATAGTGTATGAGACAAATGTATGCATTTCGATTAGGGTCGTATTCTATGGTTACGATTCTACCAGATATGTCTTTTTGATTCCGTCGAAAATCTATTTTACGGTATAGGCGCTTATGACCTCCCCCTCTATGCCTTGCGGTAATGATTCCTCTGGAATTACGACCTTTACCACAACGGTGCCGTCCATGGATCAAATTATTTCGTGGATTGGATTTCACTTGCCTGTCTACGGTTCCCTTGCGTGTGCTCGGGATAGGTGTTTTGTATAAATGTTTCGCCGTATTATTAAGTATTCTCCTTTAGTTTTTTTCTCTATCTAGAAGTGGAATAGAATAACCCGGTTGAAGGGTAATGATCATACGTCTGTAATGCATTGTATGGCCCAGAATAGGTCCTATTCTTCTACCTTTTCCAGGTAGTCGATGGCTATTCACAGCTACCACCTTAACACCAAAGAAGAGTTCGACCCAATGCTTTATTTCTGTCTTAGTGAATCCCGATTCGACATTAAAAGTATATTGATTCTTTCCCAATAAACGAAGACTTTTTTCTGTAAATACTGCGTATTTGATTCCATCCATAAATCGACTTTCCCTCCTATGCTCTGAGTTCCAGTATCGATAAGAATTCGAGTTCTTATTGTTCTTATGTTATGGTATGAATATACCATACCAATTCGTTATGTATGGATGATGGATGAGATTCCATGGATAGAGAGCCAGTTCCAATAGACTTATGGAATGTTCCCGTTCGTGTGCATCCAGCAGGAATTGAACCCGCAAATTTACCAATTATGAGTTGGGCGCTTTAACCATTCAGCCATGGATGCTTAACAGGGATCATCGTACATCGTAAATAACCAATTTTCATATAGAAAGACATATCATAGAAAAATGAAATCGAAAATATTCCGAGATGGCAAATATTCGGAGATGACTATGAAAACACCTCTCTGGATCCTCGAATTGAAAGAGAGATTGAGAGGGATCAAGAATCCTAATTCTCGCTATTTGGAATGGATCCAATTCTATTGAGTCTGACTCATAGTGATCATTTCTCTTTAGCAAAGAATGACCTTGGTTATCAAAGGATTGAACAACCGGGATCCATTTACTTATGATACCTAGTTGGCATTGATAACAAGGATCTAATGAATTATGAGTTTAATAGATCCTCTTTAGCAGAAAGACGTATATTCCTTGCTCATTATCAGACAATCACTTATTCCCAAACCTCGTGTGGGACTAATCGTTTTCATTTACCATCTCATGGAAAACCCTTTTCGTTCCGCTTAGCCCTATCGGGTATTTTAGTGATAGGTTCTGTAGGAACTGGACGATCCTATTTGGTCAAATACCTAACGAAAAATTACGATTTTCCTTTCATTAAGGTACGAGGGCTTCTTATTC encodes:
- the rpl23 gene encoding ribosomal protein L23 codes for the protein MDGIKYAVFTEKSLRLLGKNQYTFNVESGFTKTEIKHWVELFFGVKVVAVNSHRLPGKGRRIGPILGHTMHYRRMIITLQPGYSIPLLDREKN